Proteins co-encoded in one Dryobates pubescens isolate bDryPub1 chromosome 4, bDryPub1.pri, whole genome shotgun sequence genomic window:
- the TWIST1 gene encoding twist-related protein 1, with product MMQQDESNSPVSPADDSLSNSEEEPDRQQLPNNKRGGRKRRSSRRSAVGAADEPCSPAQGKRGKKCGAGGGGGGGGSSSGGGSPQSYEELQTQRVMANVRERQRTQSLNEAFAALRKIIPTLPSDKLSKIQTLKLAARYIDFLYQVLQSDELDSKMASCSYVAHERLSYAFSVWRMEGAWSMSASH from the coding sequence ATGATGCAGCAGGACGAGTCAAACTCTCCAGTCTCCCCCGCCGACGACAGCTTGAGCAACAGCGAAGAGGAGCCGGaccggcagcagctgcccaacaACAAGAGAGGGGGGCGCAAGCGGCGCTCCAGCCGCCGCAGCGCCGTCGGGGCCGCGGACGAGCCTTGCAGCCCGGCCCAAGGCAAGCGGGGCAAGAAgtgcggggcgggcgggggcggcgggggcggcggcagcagcagcggagGCGGCAGCCCCCAGTCCTACGAGGAGCTGCAGACCCAGCGGGTCATGGCCAACGTACGGGAGCGGCAGCGCACGCAGTCGCTGAACGAAGCCTTCGCCGCCCTGCGGAAGATCATCCCCACGCTGCCCTCGGACAAGCTGAGCAAGATCCAAACCCTCAAGCTGGCGGCCAGGTACATCGACTTCCTCTACCAGGTCTTACAGAGCGATGAGCTGGACTCCAAGATGGCAAGCTGCAGCTATGTGGCCCACGAGCGGCTCAGCTACGCTTTCTCAGTATGGAGAATGGAGGGCGCCTGGTCCATGTCTGCATCCCACTAG